In Sphingomonas sp. PAMC26645, one DNA window encodes the following:
- a CDS encoding histidine kinase, with protein sequence MANSSVPPPGSSALNSTRRLPFTARPFFENKARAFWILQAVGWSGYLLLRGVVSISNGLSLDGVIPVIVEAIVGYCITLLLSTMYGQYRRMNRLVGIFLTIATLAAATFLYAVLDAFTFSFIATATPGVTLTRLLGSVYVTFTVLFGWSALYFGINFYLIVEQQIDQMEHLENQASSAQLAMLRYQLNPHFLFNTLNSISTLVLLKQTERANAMLSRLSSFLRYTLANEPTAHVTVAQEVDQLKLYLEIEKMRFEDRMRPKFDIDPRAERARLPSLLLQPLVENAIKYAVTPQEEGAEICVEVRLAGERVQIAVSDTGPGLIEGRIGSSQSTGVGLANIRDRLAQAYGPDHRFETRSTPAGGFSVEIEIPYQLEDVNREAA encoded by the coding sequence ATGGCTAATTCTTCCGTCCCGCCCCCCGGCTCGTCCGCCTTGAACTCGACCCGGCGCCTGCCCTTCACCGCGCGGCCGTTTTTCGAGAACAAGGCGCGGGCGTTCTGGATCCTGCAGGCGGTCGGGTGGAGCGGGTATCTGCTGTTGCGCGGGGTCGTGTCGATCTCGAATGGGCTGTCGCTCGACGGGGTGATCCCGGTGATCGTCGAGGCGATCGTCGGATATTGCATTACGCTGCTGCTCTCGACGATGTACGGGCAGTATCGCCGGATGAACCGGCTGGTCGGGATTTTCCTGACGATCGCGACGCTCGCCGCCGCGACGTTCCTGTACGCCGTGCTCGACGCGTTCACCTTCTCGTTCATCGCGACCGCGACGCCGGGGGTTACGCTCACGCGGCTGCTGGGGTCGGTGTACGTCACGTTCACGGTGCTGTTCGGGTGGTCGGCGCTGTATTTCGGGATCAACTTCTATCTGATCGTCGAGCAGCAGATCGACCAGATGGAGCATCTCGAGAACCAGGCGTCGTCGGCGCAGCTGGCGATGCTGCGGTACCAGCTCAATCCGCATTTCCTGTTCAACACGCTGAACTCGATCTCGACTTTGGTGCTGCTCAAGCAGACCGAGCGGGCGAACGCAATGCTGAGCCGGCTGTCGTCGTTCCTGCGCTACACGCTGGCTAACGAACCGACCGCGCACGTCACCGTCGCGCAGGAGGTGGACCAGCTGAAGCTGTATCTCGAGATCGAGAAGATGCGCTTCGAGGATCGGATGCGGCCGAAGTTCGACATCGATCCGCGCGCCGAACGCGCCCGCCTGCCTTCGCTGCTGCTGCAACCGCTCGTCGAAAACGCGATCAAATATGCCGTCACGCCGCAGGAGGAAGGCGCCGAAATCTGCGTCGAAGTGCGGCTCGCCGGGGAACGCGTGCAGATCGCCGTATCCGATACCGGTCCGGGCTTGATCGAGGGCCGGATCGGTTCAAGCCAATCCACAGGCGTGGGGCTCGCTAATATTAGAGACAGGTTGGCTCAGGCATATGGGCCCGACCACCGTTTCGAAACCCGCTCCACGCCCGCTGGCGGCTTCTCGGTCGAGATCGAGATTCCGTATCAGCTTGAAGACGTGAACAGAGAGGCCGCATGA
- a CDS encoding ABC-F family ATP-binding cassette domain-containing protein, protein MLNLNNITVRLGGRVILDGATAALPPGSRVGLIGRNGAGKSTMVRVIAGQLEPDDGSADMPKGARIGYLAQEAPHGVKTPFETVLEADLERAALMIESETSEDPDRLGDVYERLMAIDAYTAPARAAQILLGLGFDEDMQARTLDSFSGGWKMRVALAALLFSQPDLLLLDEPSNHLDLEAVMWLEDFLKGYKATIVVVSHERDFLNNVVDHILHLQGGKITLYPGGYDAFERQRAERLAQIEAARANQAVQREKLQEYIAKNSARASTAKQAQSRQKMLSKMQPIAESYNDPTLSFGFPNPTELRPPLITLDMATVGYADVPILKRLNMRLDPDDRVALLGRNGNGKTTLARLLAAQLTPMDGEMSSSGKMKVGYFTQYQVEELDPTDSPIEHMSHLMKGATPAAVRAQLGRFGFSGDKATTRVGKLSGGERARLALALITRDAPHLLILDEPTNHLDVDAREALVQALNAYTGAVVLVSHDRHMLELTADRLVLVDDGTAKEFDGSLDDYIAFVLKGDGGKGDAASKADKKAGKKAAAEAKSNDAALRKALREIEEQTAKFTKERNALDRAMVDPASAEPRFSRMSMGDLSKRRAEVHAKLEASEAKWLEASEALEGVEA, encoded by the coding sequence ATGCTGAACCTGAACAATATCACGGTGCGCCTGGGCGGACGCGTTATCCTCGATGGCGCCACGGCCGCGTTGCCGCCGGGCTCGCGCGTCGGGCTGATCGGGCGCAACGGCGCGGGCAAGTCGACGATGGTGCGCGTGATCGCAGGGCAGCTCGAGCCCGACGATGGCTCGGCGGACATGCCCAAGGGCGCACGGATCGGCTACCTCGCGCAGGAAGCGCCGCACGGCGTGAAGACGCCGTTCGAGACCGTGCTCGAAGCCGACCTGGAGCGCGCCGCGCTGATGATCGAGAGCGAGACCAGCGAGGATCCCGACCGGCTCGGCGACGTGTACGAGCGGCTGATGGCGATCGACGCCTACACCGCGCCCGCCCGCGCCGCGCAGATCCTGCTCGGGCTCGGGTTCGACGAGGACATGCAGGCGCGGACGCTCGACAGCTTCTCAGGGGGCTGGAAGATGCGCGTCGCGCTCGCCGCTTTGCTGTTCTCGCAGCCCGACCTGCTGCTGCTCGACGAGCCTTCGAACCATCTCGATCTCGAAGCGGTGATGTGGCTCGAGGACTTCCTCAAGGGCTACAAGGCGACGATCGTGGTGGTCAGCCACGAGCGCGATTTCCTCAACAACGTGGTCGATCACATCCTGCATCTGCAGGGCGGCAAGATCACGCTGTATCCGGGCGGCTACGACGCGTTCGAGCGGCAGCGTGCCGAGCGTCTCGCGCAGATCGAGGCGGCGCGCGCCAACCAGGCGGTGCAGCGCGAGAAGCTGCAGGAATATATCGCCAAGAACTCCGCGCGGGCCTCGACCGCGAAGCAGGCGCAGTCGCGGCAGAAGATGCTGTCGAAGATGCAGCCGATCGCCGAGAGCTACAACGATCCGACGCTGTCGTTCGGCTTCCCCAACCCGACCGAGCTGCGTCCGCCTCTGATCACGCTCGACATGGCGACCGTTGGCTATGCCGACGTGCCGATCCTGAAGCGGCTCAACATGCGGCTCGATCCCGACGACCGGGTCGCGCTGCTCGGGCGCAACGGCAACGGCAAGACCACGCTCGCGCGCCTGCTGGCGGCACAGCTGACGCCGATGGACGGCGAGATGTCGTCGTCGGGCAAGATGAAGGTCGGGTATTTCACGCAGTATCAGGTCGAGGAACTCGATCCGACCGATTCGCCGATCGAGCATATGTCGCATCTGATGAAGGGCGCGACTCCGGCTGCCGTGCGCGCGCAATTGGGGCGGTTCGGCTTCTCGGGCGACAAGGCGACGACGCGGGTCGGCAAGCTGTCGGGTGGCGAGCGGGCGCGTCTGGCGCTGGCGCTGATCACGCGCGACGCGCCGCACCTGCTGATCCTCGATGAGCCTACCAACCATCTGGACGTCGATGCGCGCGAGGCGCTTGTGCAGGCGCTCAACGCGTATACCGGCGCGGTGGTGCTGGTTAGCCATGACCGGCATATGCTGGAGCTGACCGCAGATCGGCTGGTGCTGGTCGACGACGGAACGGCGAAGGAATTCGACGGCAGCCTCGACGATTACATCGCGTTCGTCCTGAAGGGCGATGGCGGCAAGGGCGATGCGGCGTCGAAGGCCGACAAGAAGGCGGGCAAGAAGGCTGCGGCCGAGGCGAAGAGCAACGACGCGGCTTTGCGCAAGGCTTTGCGCGAGATCGAGGAGCAGACCGCGAAGTTCACCAAGGAGCGCAATGCTCTGGACCGCGCGATGGTCGATCCGGCGAGTGCGGAGCCGCGGTTCTCGCGGATGTCGATGGGGGATCTGAGCAAGCGTCGCGCAGAAGTGCATGCGAAGCTCGAGGCTAGCGAGGCGAAGTGGCTGGAGGCTAGCGAAGCGCTGGAGGGCGTGGAGGCTTAA
- a CDS encoding LytTR family DNA-binding domain-containing protein: MTIRTILVDDEPLAIQGLELRLQAHEDVEIIEKCSNGREAIRAIKTHKPDLVFLDIQMPGFDGFSVVQGLMEVEPPLFVFVTAYSDHALRAFEAQAVDYLMKPVEESRLADTIERVRQRLSEKRGVEEVDRLREVLADVAPDAAADMPDGDAVSANRFEKLINIKDRGQIFRVDVDTIERIDAAGDYMCIYTGDNTLILRETMKDLEKRLDPRRFQRVHRSTIVNLDLVKQVKPHTNGECFLVLNSGASVKVSRSYRDVVARFVH; encoded by the coding sequence ATGACCATCCGTACCATTCTCGTCGACGACGAGCCGCTGGCGATCCAGGGGCTGGAACTCCGACTCCAGGCCCATGAAGACGTCGAGATCATCGAAAAATGCTCGAACGGCCGCGAGGCGATTCGCGCGATCAAGACGCACAAGCCCGACCTGGTCTTCCTCGATATCCAGATGCCGGGGTTCGACGGATTCTCCGTCGTGCAGGGCCTGATGGAGGTCGAGCCGCCTTTGTTCGTGTTCGTCACCGCTTATTCGGACCATGCCTTGCGTGCGTTCGAGGCACAGGCGGTCGATTACCTGATGAAGCCGGTCGAGGAATCGCGACTGGCCGACACGATCGAGCGGGTTCGGCAGCGTTTGAGCGAGAAGCGTGGCGTCGAGGAAGTCGATCGGTTGCGCGAAGTGCTCGCCGATGTCGCGCCGGATGCGGCGGCGGACATGCCGGATGGGGACGCGGTGTCCGCGAACCGGTTCGAGAAGCTCATCAACATCAAGGATCGCGGACAAATCTTCCGCGTCGATGTCGATACGATCGAGCGGATCGATGCGGCCGGCGATTACATGTGCATCTATACCGGCGATAATACCCTGATTTTGCGCGAGACGATGAAGGATCTGGAGAAGCGGCTCGATCCGCGCCGGTTCCAGCGGGTGCATCGGTCGACGATCGTGAACCTGGATCTGGTGAAGCAGGTCAAGCCGCATACGAATGGCGAGTGTTTCCTGGTGTTGAATTCCGGTGCGAGCGTGAAGGTTTCGCGGTCTTATCGTGATGTGGTGGCGCGGTTCGTTCACTGA
- a CDS encoding DUF3297 family protein, which produces MTDTPNTPETEAAATPAATGDTPPDRLSINQRSPFFQQDLLERGIGIRFKDKVRHDVEEYCISEGWIRVALGKKVDRNGNPLTLKLVGPVEAWFERPAAGADTNEG; this is translated from the coding sequence ATGACCGACACGCCAAACACCCCCGAGACCGAAGCCGCCGCCACCCCGGCCGCAACCGGCGACACGCCCCCCGATCGCCTGTCGATCAACCAGCGCAGCCCGTTCTTCCAGCAGGACCTGCTCGAACGCGGCATCGGCATCCGCTTCAAGGACAAGGTCCGCCACGACGTCGAGGAATATTGCATCTCGGAAGGCTGGATCCGAGTCGCGCTCGGCAAGAAGGTCGACCGCAACGGCAACCCGCTGACACTGAAGCTGGTCGGCCCAGTCGAGGCTTGGTTCGAGCGTCCGGCAGCAGGCGCGGACACTAACGAGGGCTGA
- a CDS encoding TonB-dependent receptor, giving the protein MRNNLFLGAAAIALIAPMTASAQETTSSIRGTVTANGAPVNGATVEITSPSTGSRSTATTDTSGTFNVNGLRPGGPYTVAVAAAGYGSKQVTDVNITVAQAFDLPIDLATDAAGGADEIVVTAASLPNARSISQGPTTVLNARQIANIASVNRDIRDLERRDPFARLDDSPSGGRSVSFAGQNARYNRFTVDGVSVSDNFGLNSDGLPSRRSPIPLDAIGQFQAQVAPYDVRQGNFQGGAINIVLKSGTNDFHGTGFYSQSRDEFVGKRTKDLRVSVPNFKTENYGAELSGPIIKDKLFFMVAGERLRGGRPIAEGPTDNNAGTSILGISQAQVDQISAIAKSVYNYDTGGVLRNLGDKDDRVVAKIDANITDKQRLSLTYTYANDAINLLQNTFPTAPTGLGLASNAYIQGNRLHTGVAQLNSEWSDSFSTEVRGFYKNYTRIQDPLLGRGFAQFRVCTNPTSTAATAGLTVSPTACENNAGTVSFGPDSSRQTNELRTETWGGLVQARLTMNDHDVRVFTEVSSVSIFNSFLQNSAGSYYFDSIADLQNRNAGSFAYGNAIVGNNGLAALDPNAAAAQFGYQSYTFGVMDSWKVTPTLNVSFGARYDLYAMDDNPPLSAAFASRYANGAIVNGQRININNNSANISGFDLFQPRAGFDWKPSQRISIRGGGGVFGGGTPDVYVSNSFSNTGVLTNSFSVSRTATGFNGFPAGTPAATQAATASALLTGVTGTSVPAAANTFLTGGSVPANSTVNALDPNFKIPSQWRATLTGEYSANLGPLGDNWVFGADLLYSKVRNQVYFTDIRSVPIAGSLTPDGRQRYQNLIDGGATSTNTNTDILLTNTNKGRAYIAVARLDKAWDSGLSINGSFTYQDVKDAAPATSSTAGSNYSNGAFVDPNNVAYGISNDQVKYFFKYGVNYDHAFFGDYKTTFALFGESRIGHPFSYTFQDFGNNGSGRASVFGTTGVSSNSTTGGNRYLMYVPTLDDAKVSYSSAAVRDAVNAFIDSSGLGKYRGKTAPRNGFNSKWFTRLDLHVAQEIPTFVGGSRVTLFADIENFTNFLNKNWGQQREYVFPYNTPVVRVQCLQTAVPTGIAPGAANPAGGTYGAVATNAGQACAQYRYSPVGGSANFTPQPDQVYVNQSLYSIRIGARFTF; this is encoded by the coding sequence ATGCGTAACAACCTATTCCTGGGTGCGGCAGCGATTGCGCTGATCGCCCCGATGACTGCGTCCGCGCAGGAAACCACCTCCTCGATCCGCGGCACCGTGACCGCGAATGGCGCGCCGGTTAACGGCGCGACTGTCGAGATCACCAGCCCCTCGACCGGTTCGCGCTCGACCGCGACCACCGACACATCGGGCACGTTCAACGTCAACGGCCTCCGTCCCGGCGGCCCCTACACCGTTGCCGTCGCAGCAGCCGGCTATGGCAGCAAGCAGGTCACCGACGTCAACATCACCGTCGCGCAGGCGTTCGATCTTCCGATCGATCTGGCCACCGACGCTGCTGGTGGCGCCGACGAGATCGTCGTGACCGCCGCCAGCCTGCCCAACGCGCGGTCTATCTCGCAGGGGCCGACGACCGTCCTCAACGCGCGCCAGATCGCCAACATCGCTTCGGTCAACCGCGACATCCGCGATCTCGAGCGTCGCGATCCGTTCGCCCGCCTCGACGACAGCCCCTCGGGCGGCCGTTCGGTCTCGTTCGCCGGCCAGAACGCGCGCTATAACCGCTTCACCGTCGACGGCGTGTCGGTCAGCGACAATTTCGGCCTGAACAGCGATGGCCTGCCCAGCCGCCGTTCGCCGATCCCGCTCGATGCGATCGGCCAGTTCCAGGCACAGGTCGCACCATATGACGTGCGCCAGGGCAACTTCCAGGGCGGCGCGATCAACATCGTGCTGAAGTCGGGCACCAACGACTTCCACGGCACCGGCTTCTACTCGCAGTCGCGCGACGAGTTCGTCGGCAAGCGCACCAAGGACCTGCGCGTCAGCGTCCCCAACTTCAAGACCGAGAACTACGGCGCCGAGCTGTCGGGCCCGATCATCAAGGACAAGCTGTTCTTCATGGTCGCCGGCGAGCGCCTCCGCGGTGGCCGTCCGATCGCCGAAGGTCCGACCGACAACAATGCCGGCACCAGCATCCTGGGCATCAGCCAGGCACAGGTCGACCAGATCAGCGCGATCGCGAAGTCGGTCTACAATTACGACACCGGCGGCGTGCTGCGTAACCTCGGCGACAAGGACGACCGCGTCGTCGCCAAGATCGACGCGAACATCACCGACAAGCAGCGTCTGTCGTTGACCTACACCTACGCCAACGACGCCATCAACCTGCTGCAGAACACGTTCCCGACGGCACCGACCGGTCTGGGCCTGGCGTCGAACGCCTATATCCAGGGCAACCGCCTGCACACCGGTGTTGCGCAGCTGAACTCGGAATGGTCGGACAGCTTCTCGACCGAAGTCCGCGGCTTCTACAAGAACTACACCCGTATCCAGGATCCGTTACTCGGCCGTGGTTTCGCGCAGTTCCGTGTTTGCACCAACCCGACGAGCACGGCCGCGACAGCGGGTCTGACCGTCTCGCCGACCGCCTGCGAGAACAACGCCGGCACCGTGTCGTTCGGTCCTGACAGCTCGCGCCAGACCAACGAACTGCGCACCGAGACATGGGGTGGCCTGGTCCAGGCGCGCCTGACCATGAACGACCATGACGTTCGCGTTTTCACCGAAGTCTCGAGCGTATCGATCTTCAACTCGTTCCTGCAGAACAGCGCGGGCAGCTATTATTTCGACTCGATCGCAGACCTTCAGAACCGCAATGCAGGGTCATTTGCGTACGGCAACGCGATCGTCGGCAATAACGGCCTGGCCGCGCTCGATCCGAACGCAGCCGCCGCGCAGTTCGGCTACCAGAGCTACACGTTCGGCGTGATGGACTCGTGGAAGGTTACGCCGACGCTGAACGTCAGCTTCGGCGCACGCTACGACCTGTATGCGATGGACGACAATCCGCCGCTCAGCGCTGCCTTCGCCAGCCGCTATGCGAACGGTGCGATCGTCAACGGCCAGCGCATCAACATCAACAACAACAGCGCGAACATCTCCGGGTTCGACCTGTTCCAGCCGCGCGCCGGCTTCGACTGGAAGCCATCGCAGCGTATCAGCATCCGCGGCGGCGGCGGTGTCTTCGGCGGCGGCACCCCTGACGTCTATGTGTCGAACAGCTTCTCGAACACCGGCGTGCTGACCAACTCGTTCAGCGTCAGCCGCACGGCGACCGGGTTCAACGGCTTCCCGGCCGGCACCCCGGCTGCCACGCAGGCAGCCACCGCCTCGGCCCTTCTGACCGGCGTTACCGGTACGTCGGTTCCAGCCGCGGCCAACACGTTCCTGACGGGTGGTTCGGTTCCGGCCAACTCGACGGTCAATGCGCTCGACCCGAACTTCAAGATCCCGTCGCAGTGGCGCGCCACGCTGACGGGCGAATATAGTGCAAACCTCGGCCCGCTCGGCGACAACTGGGTATTCGGTGCCGACCTGCTGTACTCGAAGGTTCGCAACCAGGTGTATTTCACCGACATCCGTTCGGTGCCGATCGCCGGTTCGCTCACCCCGGACGGCCGCCAGCGCTACCAGAACCTGATCGATGGCGGTGCGACGAGCACCAACACCAACACCGACATCCTGCTGACCAACACGAACAAGGGCCGCGCCTACATCGCGGTCGCGCGTCTCGACAAGGCATGGGATTCGGGGCTGAGCATCAACGGCAGCTTCACGTACCAAGACGTCAAGGACGCAGCGCCGGCAACGTCGTCGACCGCGGGTTCGAACTATTCGAACGGTGCATTCGTCGATCCCAACAACGTTGCCTATGGCATCTCGAACGACCAGGTTAAGTACTTCTTCAAGTACGGCGTGAACTACGACCACGCCTTCTTCGGGGACTACAAGACCACGTTCGCGCTGTTCGGCGAATCGCGGATCGGGCATCCGTTCAGCTACACGTTCCAGGATTTCGGCAACAACGGCAGCGGCCGCGCGTCGGTATTCGGTACCACTGGCGTCAGCTCGAACTCGACCACAGGCGGCAACCGTTACCTGATGTACGTGCCGACACTGGACGATGCGAAGGTTTCGTACAGCAGCGCCGCAGTCCGCGATGCGGTCAACGCGTTCATCGACTCGTCGGGTCTCGGCAAGTATCGTGGCAAGACTGCGCCGCGCAACGGCTTCAACTCGAAGTGGTTCACGCGTCTCGACCTTCACGTCGCGCAGGAAATTCCGACCTTCGTCGGCGGCTCGCGCGTCACGCTGTTCGCGGACATCGAGAACTTCACGAACTTCCTGAACAAGAACTGGGGCCAGCAGCGCGAGTACGTCTTCCCGTACAACACCCCGGTGGTCCGCGTGCAGTGCCTGCAGACCGCGGTGCCGACCGGCATCGCGCCAGGTGCGGCCAATCCTGCCGGTGGCACCTATGGCGCCGTGGCGACCAACGCCGGACAGGCCTGCGCCCAGTATCGCTATTCGCCAGTCGGCGGCAGCGCGAACTTCACGCCGCAGCCTGACCAGGTGTACGTGAACCAGTCGCTCTACTCGATCCGTATCGGTGCGCGCTTCACGTTCTAA
- the ligA gene encoding NAD-dependent DNA ligase LigA: MPDLSATETEAAAELETLAAQIAYHNARYHTDDAPEISDADYDALVRRNAALEAAFPAAVRTDSPSRTVGAAPAGHLAKVAHAKAMMSLDNAFADEEVEEFVARVRRFLKLADDAPVALTAEPKIDGLSCSLRYEDGRLVQALTRGDGQVGEDVTANVRTIGDIPQQLKGEAPAIFEVRGEVYMAKDDFAALNARLLAEAEESGKDARQFANPRNAAAGSLRQKDASVTASRTLRFLAHGWGEASVVPGETQAEVVDTLRGWGFPIADGFARVEGTAAALDVYRKIEAERADLPFDIDGVVYKVDRLDWQARLGQVAKAPRWAIAHKFPAERAQTLLEKIDIQVGRTGAMTPVARLSPVTVGGVVVTNATLHNADEIERLGVRPGDRVLVQRAGDVIPQIVENLTPDAEREAYVFPHVCPECGSAAEREEGEVVYRCTGGLICPAQRVERLIHFASRHAFDIGGLGQTLIEAFFRDGLIESPADIFRLTEEQLAARKKDGRVWAAKVIAAIETKRTIPLDRFLFSLGIRHVGEITARDLARRYVSARALGTVLRHAVFLRSQIEPVIGEPERKFVLRRDKLLVGAIETAGIGPEVASALVGFCAEPHNRRVVFDLLREVKPADVVHETRESPVTGQILVFTGSLETLSRDEAKAQAEALGARVAASVSSKTGLVIAGPGAGSKLKKATDLGIRVITEAEWAEIVAAS, from the coding sequence ATGCCCGACCTTTCCGCGACCGAGACCGAAGCCGCCGCCGAGCTGGAAACGCTCGCCGCGCAGATCGCGTATCATAACGCGCGCTATCACACCGACGACGCGCCCGAGATCAGCGATGCCGACTATGACGCGCTGGTGCGGCGCAATGCGGCGCTCGAGGCGGCATTTCCGGCTGCGGTGCGGACTGATTCGCCGAGCCGCACCGTCGGTGCTGCACCCGCAGGGCATCTCGCGAAGGTCGCGCATGCCAAGGCGATGATGAGCCTCGACAACGCGTTTGCGGACGAGGAGGTCGAGGAGTTCGTCGCACGCGTGCGCCGGTTCCTGAAGCTGGCGGACGACGCGCCGGTGGCACTGACCGCGGAGCCGAAGATCGACGGGCTTTCGTGTTCGCTGCGGTATGAGGATGGGCGGCTGGTCCAGGCCCTCACGCGCGGCGACGGGCAGGTCGGCGAAGACGTGACGGCGAACGTCCGCACCATCGGCGACATCCCCCAGCAGTTGAAGGGTGAAGCGCCCGCGATCTTCGAGGTTCGCGGAGAGGTGTATATGGCGAAGGACGACTTCGCCGCCTTGAACGCGCGCCTGCTTGCCGAGGCCGAGGAGAGCGGCAAGGACGCGCGGCAGTTCGCCAATCCGCGCAACGCCGCCGCCGGATCGCTGCGCCAGAAGGACGCGAGCGTCACCGCAAGCCGCACGCTCCGGTTCCTCGCGCATGGCTGGGGCGAGGCGAGCGTCGTGCCGGGCGAGACACAGGCCGAGGTCGTCGACACGTTGCGCGGCTGGGGCTTCCCGATCGCCGACGGGTTCGCGCGGGTCGAAGGAACGGCCGCGGCGCTCGACGTTTATCGCAAGATCGAAGCCGAGCGCGCCGACCTGCCGTTCGACATCGACGGCGTGGTCTACAAGGTCGACCGGCTCGACTGGCAGGCACGACTGGGTCAGGTCGCGAAGGCGCCACGCTGGGCGATTGCGCACAAGTTTCCGGCCGAGCGCGCACAGACCCTGCTCGAAAAGATCGACATCCAGGTCGGACGGACTGGCGCGATGACCCCGGTCGCGCGGCTGTCGCCCGTCACGGTCGGCGGCGTCGTCGTGACCAACGCGACGCTGCACAATGCCGACGAGATCGAGCGACTCGGCGTACGCCCCGGCGACCGCGTGCTGGTCCAGCGCGCCGGCGACGTGATCCCGCAGATCGTCGAGAACCTGACCCCCGACGCCGAGCGCGAGGCGTATGTCTTCCCGCATGTCTGCCCCGAATGCGGGTCCGCCGCCGAACGCGAGGAAGGCGAGGTCGTCTATCGCTGCACCGGCGGGCTGATCTGTCCGGCGCAGCGAGTCGAGCGGCTGATCCACTTCGCCTCGCGCCACGCGTTCGACATCGGCGGGCTCGGCCAGACGCTGATCGAGGCGTTCTTCCGCGACGGGTTGATAGAGTCGCCCGCCGACATCTTCCGCCTGACCGAGGAGCAACTCGCGGCGCGGAAGAAGGACGGGCGGGTGTGGGCGGCCAAGGTGATCGCGGCGATCGAGACCAAGCGGACGATTCCGCTCGACCGCTTCCTGTTCTCGCTCGGCATCCGCCACGTCGGCGAGATTACCGCACGAGACCTTGCGCGACGCTATGTGTCCGCACGCGCGCTCGGCACGGTGCTCCGTCACGCGGTGTTCCTTCGCAGTCAGATCGAACCGGTCATCGGCGAACCCGAGCGGAAATTCGTCCTCCGCCGCGACAAGTTGCTGGTCGGCGCGATCGAGACCGCGGGGATCGGTCCCGAGGTCGCCAGCGCCCTCGTCGGCTTCTGCGCCGAGCCGCACAACCGCCGAGTCGTTTTCGACCTGTTGCGCGAAGTGAAGCCCGCGGACGTCGTCCACGAGACCCGTGAGTCACCCGTGACGGGCCAGATCCTGGTCTTCACCGGCAGCCTCGAAACGCTGAGCCGCGACGAGGCGAAGGCGCAAGCCGAAGCGCTCGGTGCCCGCGTTGCCGCGTCGGTGTCGAGCAAGACCGGCCTCGTCATTGCCGGCCCCGGCGCAGGATCGAAGCTCAAGAAAGCCACCGACCTCGGCATCCGCGTGATCACCGAAGCCGAATGGGCCGAGATCGTCGCCGCCAGCTGA
- a CDS encoding cell wall hydrolase produces MKTSGYGLYPHVLISLPALVMATSCVPADRPAAIARVQPERNSRALLSRMALHVPDDISAKIATAAPDAPFAAATPFVAPPFLNSNSVDDASRAADCLTAAVYYEARSQSEDGQRAVAQVVLNRVRDRAFPNSVCGVVYQGAERRTGCQFSFTCDGSMNRAREPGAWDRARAVAAAALGGSVYAPVGAATSFHTTSILPWWASSLARITTVGAHVFYRWQGALERALTFRQAYAGVEPGVRGVGLASGGGVAAVAAQVAGVSVHYGNRDDVADSSAEPADALHGVTVHRGVLRSGSAIAGAAVMQTRLVSGVRVHVGGRASAMIGSGNAADAVVSDET; encoded by the coding sequence ATGAAGACGTCGGGTTACGGCCTTTATCCGCATGTGCTGATCAGCCTGCCCGCTTTGGTGATGGCGACGTCGTGCGTGCCGGCGGATCGACCGGCGGCGATCGCTCGGGTCCAGCCGGAGCGGAACTCGCGCGCCTTGCTGAGCCGGATGGCGTTGCATGTGCCCGACGACATCTCGGCGAAGATCGCGACGGCAGCGCCGGATGCGCCGTTTGCGGCTGCGACGCCGTTCGTTGCTCCGCCGTTTTTGAATTCGAACTCTGTCGATGACGCTAGCCGTGCAGCCGACTGCCTGACTGCGGCGGTGTATTACGAGGCGCGGTCGCAGTCCGAGGATGGACAGCGGGCTGTGGCGCAGGTGGTGTTGAACCGGGTGCGTGACCGGGCTTTTCCGAACAGCGTTTGCGGGGTCGTGTACCAGGGGGCCGAGCGGCGGACCGGGTGCCAGTTCAGCTTTACCTGCGACGGTTCGATGAACCGGGCGCGGGAGCCGGGGGCTTGGGACCGCGCGCGGGCGGTGGCGGCGGCGGCGCTTGGTGGCAGCGTGTATGCGCCGGTTGGGGCGGCGACGTCGTTTCATACGACGAGCATTTTGCCTTGGTGGGCGTCTAGTCTTGCGCGGATCACGACGGTCGGGGCGCATGTGTTCTATCGCTGGCAGGGGGCGTTGGAGCGGGCGCTGACGTTTCGGCAGGCTTATGCCGGGGTCGAGCCTGGGGTTCGGGGTGTTGGTTTGGCGAGCGGTGGTGGCGTGGCGGCGGTCGCGGCGCAGGTTGCTGGCGTTTCGGTGCATTATGGTAATCGGGACGACGTTGCGGACTCGAGTGCGGAGCCGGCCGATGCGCTGCACGGGGTGACGGTGCACCGGGGGGTGTTGCGTTCTGGCTCGGCGATTGCGGGGGCGGCGGTCATGCAGACGCGGTTGGTTTCTGGGGTCCGGGTTCACGTTGGTGGGCGGGCGTCTGCGATGATCGGCAGCGGTAACGCCGCCGATGCGGTAGTGTCGGACGAAACCTAA